From Dioscorea cayenensis subsp. rotundata cultivar TDr96_F1 chromosome 13, TDr96_F1_v2_PseudoChromosome.rev07_lg8_w22 25.fasta, whole genome shotgun sequence, the proteins below share one genomic window:
- the LOC120274762 gene encoding UDP-glucose 6-dehydrogenase 5, with protein MVKICCLGAGYVGGPTMAVIAFKCPNVEVVVVDISVARIAAWNSDQLPIYEPGLDDVVKQCRGKTLFFSTDIEKHVSEADIIFVSVNTPTKTRGLGAGKAADLTYWESAARMIADVAKSDKIVVEKSTVPVKTAEAIEKILTHNSKGINFQILSNPEFLAEGTAIQDLFNPDRVLIGGRETPEGQKAVQALKDVYATWVPEDRIITTNLWSAELSKLAANAFLAQRISSMNAMSALCEATGANVSEVAYAVGKDTRIGPKFLNASVGFGGSCFQKDILNLVYICECNGLPEVAHYWKQVIKINDYQKSRFVNRVVSSMFNTVSGKKIAVLGFAFKKDTGDTRETAAIDVCKGLLGDKAKISIYDPQVTEDQIQRDLSMNKFDWDHPIHLQPMSPSAVKQVTVTWDAYEAAKGAHGVCILTEWDEFKQLDYKKIYDNMQKPAFLFDGRNVVDPVKLREIGFIVYSIGKPLDAWLKDMPAMI; from the coding sequence ATGGTGAAGATCTGTTGCCTCGGAGCTGGCTATGTCGGTGGCCCGACCATGGCTGTCATTGCTTTCAAATGCCCGAATGTAGAGGTTGTGGTTGTCGACATATCTGTTGCTCGAATTGCTGCATGGAACAGTGATCAGCTCCCAATCTATGAGCCCGGCCTTGATGATGTAGTCAAGCAATGCAGGGGGAAGACACTCTTCTTTAGTACCGACATTGAAAAGCATGTTTCAGAGGCCGATATCATCTTTGTGTCGGTTAATACACCAACAAAAACACGAGGTCTTGGTGCTGGCAAGGCTGCTGATCTTACATACTGGGAGAGTGCTGCTCGAATGATCGCCGATGTTGCAAAGTCTGACAAGATTGTGGTTGAGAAATCCACAGTTCCTGTTAAGACTGCTGAAGCCATTGAGAAGATCTTGACACACAACAGCAAAGGGATCAACTTCCAGATATTGTCAAACCCGGAGTTCCTTGCTGAGGGGACTGCAATTCAAGATCTTTTCAATCCTGATAGAGTGCTTATCGGTGGTCGGGAGACACCGGAAGGCCAGAAGGCTGTGCAAGCACTCAAAGATGTTTATGCTACTTGGGTACCTGAGGATCGGATCATAACTACTAATTTATGGTCTGCGGAGCTATCTAAGCTGGCAGCAAATGCTTTCTTGGCACAGAGGATATCATCGATGAATGCCATGTCGGCGCTCTGTGAGGCCACCGGTGCCAATGTGTCTGAGGTGGCTTATGCCGTTGGGAAGGACACAAGAATTGGCCCAAAATTTTTGAATGCCAGTGTAGGTTTTGGAGGATCATGCTTCCAAAAAGACATACTGAATCTTGTCTACATTTGCGAGTGCAATGGCCTGCCTGAGGTTGCTCATTACTGGAAGCAAGTCATCAAGATTAATGACTATCAGAAAAGTCGGTTTGTCAACCGTGTCGTGTCCTCCATGTTCAACACTGTCTCGGGGAAGAAGATCGCTGTCCTTGGCTTCGCATTCAAGAAAGATACTGGTGATACGAGGGAAACCGCAGCGATAGATGTGTGCAAGGGTTTATTAGGTGATAAGGCGAAGATCAGTATATATGATCCTCAAGTGACTGAGGACCAAATTCAGCGTGATCTTTCAATGAACAAGTTTGATTGGGACCATCCAATCCATCTCCAACCAATGAGTCCTTCTGCTGTGAAGCAAGTTACTGTCACTTGGGATGCTTATGAAGCTGCCAAGGGAGCTCATGGAGTTTGCATTCTGACTGAGTGGGATGAATTCAAGCAGTTGGATTACAAGAAGATATATGATAACATGCAGAAGCCTGCATTCCTCTTTGATGGGCGCAATGTTGTGGATCCAGTGAAGTTGAGGGAGATTGGATTCATCGTGTACTCCATCGGCAAGCCACTGGATGCATGGCTCAAGGACATGCCTGCTATGATTTGA
- the LOC120274751 gene encoding diacylglycerol kinase 1, which translates to MDDLYGVLLPSWASKSDETGESRVLVFAYVTAALIGILTLLYAVFQWRRNISLSLMRAIARSRKNRKAKHNKAPVAAHVWISESGSRAKGLKCCVCLEPVSAPQPLGQMMASEYAIHRCDVCGAAAHLICSSNSQKDCKCISLIGYKHVIHQWTVQWTELTDRMEETPCCSYCEEPCSGSFLGGSPIWCCMWCQRLVHVDCHSSMANETGDVCDLGPFKRLILSPLYVKDLSRPGSGGFLSTITHGANELASNIHGRLRSHSKKYKHGADLPTDAANTSPSTVESSTDSIADGHQTPKGSNVNAEHGNGIVDAGNSIQSSESDGRGDLKASPKRSSTFKRSDDSQIVGVKLKYELIDLPPDARPLLVFINKKSGAQRGDSLKHRLHKLLNPVQVFELSSAQGPEVGLYLFRKVPHFRILVCGGDGTVGWVLDTIDKQNYESPPPVAILPAGTGNDLARVLSWGGGLGAVEKHGGLCTILHDMEHAAVTILDRWKVTITNSQDKKSQPPKFMNNYLGIGCDAKVALDIHNLREENPEKFYSQFVNKVLYAREGAKSIMDRTFADFPWQIRLEVDGVEIEVPEDAEGVLVANIGSYMGGVDLWQNEDENYDNFDPQSMHDKILEVVSISGTWHLGKLQVGLSRARRLAQGESIKIQLFAPLPVQIDGEPWFQQTGKLEIFHHGQAFMLKRAAEEPLGHAAAIITDVLENAETNRVITASQKRALLREMALKLSS; encoded by the exons ATGGATGACCTATATGGGGTGTTGCTTCCCAGTTGGGCTTCCAAGTCAGATGAGACAGGAGAATCTCGGGTTTTAGTGTTTGCTTATGTCACTGCTGCTCTTATTGGCATATTGACATTGCTATATGCTGTCTTCCAGTGGAGACGAAATATTAGTTTAAGCTTGATGAGAGCTATAGCTAGGTCAAGGAAGAACCGGAAAGCAAAGCATAATAAAGCACCTGTTGCAGCTCATGTTTGGATTTCTGAATCTGGATCTCGTGCCAAAGGCCTGAAATGCTGTGTGTGCTTGGAGCCTGTTTCCGCACCTCAACCACTTGGGCAGATGATGGCTTCTGAATATGCAATTCACCGTTGTGATGTTTGTGGTGCGGCTGCCCATTTAATATGTTCCTCAAATTCACAGAAAGATTGCAAATGTATATCCTTGATTGGTTATAAACACGTAATCCACCAATGGACAGTACAGTGGACAGAATTAACTGATAGGATGGAAGAAACTCCTTGCTGTAGCTATTGTGAAGAACCATGCAGTGGGTCTTTCCTTGGTGGGTCTCCGATTTGGTGTTGTATGTGGTGTCAACGGCTGGTGCATGTTGATTGTCATTCTAGCATGGCTAATGAAACAGGTGACGTATGTGACCTGGGACCTTTCAAGCGGCTTATTCTATCACCTCTCTATGTTAAGGACCTTAGCAGACCTGGATCAGGAGGTTTCCTTAGCACAATTACACATGGTGCAAATGAGTTAGCTTCCAATATACATGGACGTCTCAGGAGTCACAGTAAAAAGTATAAGCATGGTGCAGACTTGCCCACTGATGCAGCTAATACTAGTCCCAGTACTGTAGAATCATCCACAGATAGCATTGCTGATGGTCATCAAACTCCCAAGGGATCTAATGTGAATGCTGAACATGGGAATGGAATCGTGGATGCTGGTAACTCAATTCAAAGTAGTGAAAGTGATGGCAGGGGGGATCTAAAGGCAAGTCCAAAACGAAGTTCAACTTTCAAGCGAAGTGATGATTCTCAAATTGTAGGAGTCAAACTGAAATATGAATTGATTGACTTGCCTCCAGATGCCAGACCACTTTTAGTTTTTATCAACAAGAAAAGTGGTGCTCAACGTGGAGATTCCCTTAAGCATCGTCTACACAAGCTTCTAAATCCAGTTCAG GTCTTTGAGTTAAGTTCAGCACAGGGACCAGAAGTAGGACTTTATCTATTCAGAAAGGTACCTCACTTCAGGATTCTTGTTTGTGGTGGTGATGGGACAGTTGGTTGGGTCCTTGATACAATAGACAAGCAGAATTATGAATCTCCTCCACCAGTTGCAATTCTTCCTGCTGGTACTGGTAATGATCTTGCTAGAGTTCTATCCTGGGGTGGTGGTCTTGGTGCTGTTGAGAAACATGGTGGTTTATGCACAATTTTGCATGACATGGAGCATGCTGCAGTTACAATTCTTGATAGATGGAAGGTAACAATAACAAATTCTCAAGATAAGAAAAGTCAACCCCCAAAATTCATGAACAACTATCTTG GTATTGGGTGTGATGCAAAGGTTGCACTGGACATTCATAATCTGCGGGAAGAGAACCCTGAAAAATTTTACAGCCAG TTTGTAAACAAAGTGCTGTATGCCAGAGAAGGCGCCAAGAGCATCATGGACAGGACATTTGCCGACTTTCCGTGGCAGATCAGATTGGAGGTTGATGGTGTAGAAATAGAAGTTCCTGAG GATGCAGAAGGAGTGCTCGTCGCTAACATTGGTAGCTACATGGGAGGGGTTGATTTGTGgcaaaatgaagatgaaaattatgataattttgatCCTCAATCAATGCATGACAAAATATTGGAAGTTGTTAGCATCAGTGGAACATGGCATCTTGGAAAGCTTCAG GTTGGGCTCTCCCGAGCCCGAAGACTTGCACAGGGGGAATCTATAAAGATTCAACTTTTTGCCCCCTTACCAGTCCAAATCGACGGAGAACCTTGGTTTCAGCAAACAGGCAAATTGGAAATCTTTCACCACGGCCAG GCATTCATGCTTAAGAGAGCAGCAGAGGAACCTCTTGGGCATGCAGCTGCCATAATCACCGATGTGCTTGAGAACGCCGAAACTAACCGGGTGATCACTGCTTCGCAGAAGCGGGCGCTTCTTCGGGAAATGGCCTTAAAACTTTCATCATAG